From one Triticum urartu cultivar G1812 chromosome 3, Tu2.1, whole genome shotgun sequence genomic stretch:
- the LOC125544357 gene encoding uncharacterized protein LOC125544357 has protein sequence MPPSMPKRRRGVAASPRCRKKQKRLDAICDVAPTPPPGGGGEDSDPESVRRSTRSRRAPVTLDTSPAPSPRRMRPRRGGGVAGSSGSPRRGGKGRARGQAVARVVDGEEDEEDGGGNAAWRSRLRDRAKGKAGAGRRVRTLWFQDEDEVEEGIKEEGGEESGGLSSRGREIRDGEINLTIDVSVQTHEAVEGVTVVEEEGEEKGAGEEGDEYDEEEEAIGAGTDLDEGNMEEMGEEDSLQGEEKPEQLDSPVLEGENGDENTDEVEFGNLGGNEQLYVHHGQIAASNLPDEQPMELDGPDEQVEEVQQDEQMDAPNIVLPEEALNERVGKSLVSDEKRGVVDVKEGRRCGLCGGGTDGRPPKIALHDTADSENEAYEGAMPSEEPNYDIWDGFSDDPGWLGRLLGPIHDRFGIARVWVHQNCAVWSPEVYFAGLGCLKNVRAALCRGRLLKCSRCGRPGATIGCRVDRCPKTYHLPCSRTEACIFDHRKFLITCNDHRHLFQPQGDKYAELLRKMKVKKMKANIRKLSHDAWRKDIEAEEKWLENCGEDEEFLKREGKRLNRDLLRIAPVYIGGSSENDKAYRGWESVAGLSDVIQSMKEVVILPLLYPEFFSSLGLTPPRGVLLHGHPGTGKTLVVRALIGACSQGNRRIAYFARKGADCLGKYVGDAERQLRLLFQVAEKCQPSIIFFDEMDGLAPCRSRQQDQTHNSVVATLLSLLDGLKSRGSVIVIGATNRPDAIDPALRRPGRFDREIYFPLPTLEARSAILSLHTKNWPSPISGTFLSAVASQTIGYAGADLQAICTQAALNALKRTCPLQDILRFAEKGTEHGRLPLPSIDVEERDWLSALAAAPPPCSQREAGIAANDLVSAPIDSYLLPCLLKPLLHLLISLCLDERIWLPSSLLKASSSIKEVVFSSMEKNNVPHTFWSSYLPSLIQQKDIGKKIVSILSSYGLTASQLGNHGSMLLSQNKQHEKFDDRRLSSTCSLNKGGLAYKLTGFRALVAGAPRSGQQHLVRCLLHGFVGQTVIHKLDLATMAQEGNGDILNGLTQILLKGLHLGRCIIYMPRIDLWAVNTVHEQETEDHGHNMGTSKLASSPVESMPKCSEVWNTLVDQMGSLSASVSISVLATSELKFQDLPCGVKHFFSTHVVDQCLSSSEHTVPRFSVNVDSSISWDEVLDSCALRLSHDLIQHHVQLLHDRAHNSRDDQKEVFSPMEISAPDKSKSCENQESIILAKSSLYVDKRPSYPTKLATCSVQLQPSASDVKDREEDPEELDFHESVSRNPSSRTMKGNEALSIIAFGIQILQHPQFSKLCWVTSKLREGPCTDINGPWKGWPFNSCLLHSSTSSNKSLSEGHSVVKGKEKSLCVRGLVAVGLLAYRGVYESVMEVCAEVRKVLELLVEQIRIKILEKKSRYRYFHILSQVAYLDDIVNSWAYTFQRLHPDTRTRALGTKTASLGKSCTRECESTSYATESNVLAGPVGGSTEVQDNSAQQSHDHLVGPASCPSEMHDKAVQGPDQLEIHSVVCNIGNDHLTSISRMDAVEQDLVCSASPDAPKSALTPADPVINDGGSDGVNNGWKMSRVTNGKEKCKPDIQRSESLSESVEDFNNMQRAENSSACPAAMDNVEVPKKTMSSESHGSGNELHTSFPLNDVGSGHPINGQVQDSINNLSVPKSSCLYECCSTCFHAVYKVSHDILSNSVWPNKHCLTVDDMHDILSSCSLKLLATVRTWHSSQGVVGCKEEIGKKRYLQIISEHCVCQGDVSFVSRDCTCHLESSAEAEASNKERHSLCGQSLSFFFKDGVLMPQDLTAGTTLHCSFKTLCVCSLPGTISMLIQIPS, from the exons atgcctccgtcgatgccgaAGCGGCGGCGCGGCGTTGCCGCCTCACCCCGCTGCCGGAAGAAGCAGAAACGCCTCGACGCCATCTGCGACGTCGCGCCGACGCCTCCCCcggggggcggcggcgaggattCCGACCCGGAGTCCGTCCGCCGGAGCACGCGGTCACGCCGCGCGCCGGTCACGCTCGACACCTCGCCGGCCCCCTCGCCCCGCCGCATGAGGCCCCGCCGCGGCGGGGGCGTGGCCGGGTCCAGTGGGAGCCCACGGAGGGGAGGCAAGGGTAGGGCACGGGGCCAGGCGGTTGCCCGAGTAGTGGACGgcgaggaggatgaggaggaCGGCGGGGGAAATGCGGCGTGGCGCTCGCGGCTGCGGGATAGGGCAAAGGGGAAGGCCGGGGCGGGGAGGCGAGTGAGGACCCTGTGGTTCCAAGATGAAGACGAAGTTGAGGAGGGGATTAAGGAAGAGGGGGGCGAGGAGAGCGGAGGTTTGTCATCGCGTGGGAGGGAAATCAGAGATGGGGAGATCAATTTAACCATCGATGTTAGTGTACAAACTCACGAGGCTGTTGAGGGTGTCACTGTAGTAGAAGAGGAAGGTGAGGAAAAAGGAGCAGGGGAGGAAGGTGATGAGTatgacgaggaggaagaagcaatTGGTGCGGGAACTGATCTAGACGAAGGCAAcatggaggaaatgggggaggaggaTAGTTTGCAGGGTGAAGAGAAACCTGAACAGTTGGATTCACCTGTACTAGAAGGAGAAAATGGTGATGAGAATACTGATGAGGTTGAGTTCGGCAATTTAGGGGGGAATGAGCAGCTCTATGTGCACCATGGGCAGATTGCAGCGAGCAACCTTCCTGATGAGCAGCCAATGGAACTTGATGGTCCTGATGAGCAAGTGGAAGAGGTCCAGCAGGATGAACAGATGGATGCCCCAAATATAGTGTTGCCTGAGGAGGCTCTGAACGAGAGAGTCGGAAAATCTCTAGTTTCAGATGAAAAACGAGGAGTTGTAGATGTTAAAGAAGGAAGGAGGTGTGGGCTATGTGGAGGAGGGACTGATGGGAGACCACCCAAGATTGCACTGCATGATACTGCTGACAGCGAGAATGAAGCCTATGAGGGTGCCATGCCTTCAGAGGAGCCCAACTATGATATATGGGATGGGTTCAGTGACGATCCTGGATGGCTCGGAAGGTTACTGGGTCCAATACATGATAGATTTGGGATTGCCCGTGTCTGGGTTCATCAGAATTGTGCAGTTTGGAGTCCTGAG GTTTACTTTGCTGGTTTGGGGTGCCTAAAAAATGTAAGGGCAGCACTTTGCCGTGGAAGGCTTCTGAAGTGCAGTCGGTGTGGCAGACCTGGAGCAACTATTGGGTGCCGTGTCGACCGGTGTCCAAAAACCTACCATTTG CCTTGTAGTCGAACAGAAGCCTGCATATTTGATCACCGGAAGTTTCTTATAACTTGTAATGATCATCGACATCTCTTCCAACCTCAAGGAGATAAATATGCTGAACTACTCAGGAAGATGAAGGTAAAGAAGATGAAGGCCAATATCAGAAAGTTGTCACATGATGCATGGAGAAAGGATATAGAGGCTGAAGAGAAATGGTTAGAGAACTGTGGGGAAGATGAAGAGTTCTTGAAACGTGAGGGGAAGAGGCTAAACAGAGATCTTTTGAGGATTGCACCTGTTTACATAGGAGGTTCTTCTGAAAATGACAAGGCGTACCGTGGTTGGGAATCTGTTGCTGGGCTTAGTGATGTTATTCAGAGCATGAAAGAAGTGGTGATACTCCCTCTTCTATATCCTGAATTCTTTAGCTCTTTAGGTCTTACACCACCAAGAGGTGTTCTGCTGCATGGTCATCCTGGTACTGGTAAAACACTTGTTGTACGGGCACTAATAGGGGCATGCTCTCAGGGTAACAGAAGGATTGCTTATTTTGCTCGAAAAGGTGCTGATTGTTTGGGCAAGTATGTTGGGGATGCTGAGAGGCAGTTAAGACTTCTATTCCAGGTAGCTGAAAAATGCCAACCTTCTATCATATTTTTTGATGAGATGGATGGTTTAGCACCTTGTAGATCCAGACAACAAGACCAGACGCACAATTCAGTTGTAGCGACTTTGCTCTCGTTACTTGATGGCTTGAAATCACGTGGCTCCGTTATAGTAATAGGGGCTACTAATCGTCCTGATGCTATAGACCCTGCACTTAGGAGACCAGGAAGGTTTGATCGTGAGATATACTTCCCGCTCCCCACCCTAGAGGCTAGGTCTGCCATTCTTTCGTTACACACAAAAAACTGGCCTAGTCCTATTTCAGGCACATTCCTCTCAGCTGTTGCAAGCCAAACTATTGGATACGCTGGTGCTGATTTGCAGGCAATTTGTACCCAAGCTGCATTAAATGCTCTGAAAAGGACTTGCCCATTGCAAGATATCTTACGCTTTGCTGAGAAAGGAACTGAACATGGACGACTTCCTCTACCATCAATCGACGTGGAGGAAAGGGATTGGCTGTCTGCTCTTGCAGCAGCTCCCCCACCCTGTTCacaaagggaagcagggattgCTGCAAATGATCTAGTTTCCGCTCCTATTGATTCCTATCTTTTACCATGCCTTCTTAAACCATTACTTCATCTCCTTATTTCCCTCTGTTTGGATGAACGGATCTGGTTACCTTCGTCTCTTCTGAAGGCATCTTCCTCTATAAAGGAAGTGGTGTTTTCGTCTATGGAAAAGAACAATGTACCTCACACTTTCTGGTCTTCCTATCTTCCCTCTTTGATACAGCAGAAAGATATTGGAAAAAAAATTGTATCAATCTTGTCAAGCTATGGTCTTACAGCATCTCAACTAGGAAATCATGGTTCAATGTTGTTAAGTCAAAACAAACAACATGAGAAGTTCGATGACCGCAGGTTGAGTTCCACCTGTTCTCTGAACAAAGGAGGGTTAGCATATAAGTTAACAGGTTTTCGAGCTTTAGTTGCTGGAGCACCCAGATCAGGCCAACAACATCTAGTCCGTTGCCTTCTTCATGGTTTTGTGGGTCAGACTGTAATACACAAGCTTGATCTTGCAACTATGGCACAGGAGGGAAATGGTGACATCCTTAATGGATTGACACAAATTCTGT TGAAAGGCCTACACCTTGGAAGGTGCATAATCTACATGCCTAGAATTGATCTGTGGGCAGTCAACACGGTCCATGAACAGGAAACAGAAGATCATGGGCACAACATGGGTACAAGCAAGTTGGCCTCCTCGCCAGTTGAAAGCATGCCAAAATGTTCAGAAGTTTGGAATACTTTGGTTGATCAGATGGGTTCATTATCAGCATCTGTATCCATAAGTGTTCTG GCCACTAGTGAGCTGAAGTTCCAAGATCTTCCATGCGGAGTAAAGCATTTCTTCAGCAcacatgttgtagatcaatgtcTTAGTTCTTCAGAACACACTGTACCAAGATTCTCTGTGAATGTTGACAGCTCTATTAGCTGGGACGAGGTGCTCGATTCATGCGCTTTGCGGTTATCACATGACTTAATTCAGCATCATGTTCAATTATTGCATGACAGAGCTCATAACAGTCGTGATGATCAGAAAGAAGTCTTTTCTCCCATGGAAATTAGTGCACCAGATAAATCAAAATCCTGTGAGAACCAGGAATCCATCATATTGGCGAAGTCTTCTTTGTATGTTGACAAACGGCCCTCATATCCTACAAAGCTGGCCACATGCAGTGTTCAGCTACAGCCATCAGCATCTGATGTGAAAGATAGAGAGGAAGATCCTGAGGAACTTGATTTTCACGAGAGTGTCTCAAGAAATCCTTCTAGTAGAACTATGAAGGGCAATGAAGCACTTTCTATTATTGCCTTCGGAATTCAGATACTGCAGCACCCGCAGTTCTCTAAACTCTGTTGGGTTACCTCAAAACTGCGGGAAGGCCCCTGCACTGATATAAATGGACCATGGAAAGGCTGGCCGTTTAATTCCTGTTTATTACATAGCAGTACCTCATCCAATAAATCATTATCTGAAGGACACAGTGTTGTTAAGGGCAAGGAGAAGTCCCTTTGTGTGAGAGGGTTGGTTGCTGTTGGTTTATTAGCATATAGAGGTGTCTATGAATCTGTTATGGAAGTCTGTGCTGAGGTGAGAAAGGTCTTGGAACTGTTAGTTGAGCAGATCCGAATTAAAATTTTGGAAAAGAAAAGTCGATATCGGTACTTCCATATTCTATCTCAAGTAGCATATCTGGATGACATCGTGAACAGCTGGGCGTACACCTTCCAAAG ATTACATCCTGACACTAGGACAAGAGCATTAGGTACAAAGACAGCAAGTCTAGGAAAGTCATGCACAAGAGAGTGTGAAAGTACCAGTTACGCTACAGAAAGCAATGTACTGGCTGGTCCTGTTGGCGGCTCTACCGAGGTCCAAGACAATTCAGCCCAACAGTCACACGACCATCTGGTTGGCCCTGCTTCCTGTCCTAgtgagatgcatgacaaggcaGTCCAAGGTCCAGACCAACTTGAAATTCATAGTGTGGTCTGCAACATTGGTAATGATCATTTGACATCTATATCCAGGATGGATGCAGTGGAACAAGATCTTGTCTGTTCTGCTTCACCCGATGCGCCCAAAAGTGCTCTTACACCTGCAGATCCAGTAATAAATGATGGAGGATCTGATGGAGTAAACAACGGCTGGAAAATGTCCAGAGTAACCAATGGTAAAGAAAAATGCAAGCCAGATATTCAAAGATCTGAAAGCCTCTCTGAATCTGTTGAAGATTTCAATAATATGCAAAGGGCAGAAAATTCAAGTGCATGCCCAGCTGCTATGGACAATGTAGAAGTACCAAAGAAGACGATGTCTTCTGAATCTCATGGCAGTGGTAATGAGTTGCATACCAGCTTTCCTCTTAATGATGTTGGGTCAGGTCATCCGATTAATGGTCAAGTGCAAGATAGCATAAATAATCTCTCAGTTCCAAAATCTTCATGTCTATATGAATGTTGCTCCACATGCTTCCATGCTGTTTATAAGGTGTCTCATGATATTCTTTCAAATTCAGTATGGCCTAATAAGCATTGCTTAACCGTTGATGATATGCATGACATTCTCTCATCTTGCTCACTGAAACTACTAGCAACAGTTAGAACATGGCACAGCTCTCAAGGTGTAGTTGGCTGTAAAGAAGAAATTGGAAAAAAGCGTTATCTGCAAATCATCTCAGAGCATTGTGTTTGTCAGGGTGATGTTAGTTTTGTTTCAAGGGATTGTACATGTCACTTGGAAAGCAGTGCAGAGGCCGAAGCCAGTAATAAGGAGAGGCATTCTCTATGTGGACAATCATTAAGTTTTTTCTTTAAGGATGGTGTTTTGATGCCACAAGATCTCACTGCAGGGACCACACTTCATTGCAGCTTTAAAACACTATGTGTTTGCTCTCTACCTGGAACGATTTCTATGCTCATTCAGATCCCCAGTTGA
- the LOC125544356 gene encoding putative receptor protein kinase ZmPK1 has product MDRNPTERAPQRLHKEPTPLSVCLSSPPTTRKMPRLFFYPVALLLPLLSTLLCSCVSPWQSTISTGTSLQVDREKVLLVSPDTTFSCGFYPSGNGTNAFYFSIWFTHATDKTVIWTANPRSPVNGQGSRISLNREGNLVLTDVNGSTAWESRTSWGKHTTVALLDTGNLVINDSAGKTVWQSFDLPTNTLLPTQRLTRANKLVSQSDSYHVLYFDNDNVLRLLYNGPDITSIYWPSPDYNALQNGRTRFNSSKIAVLDREGKFLSSDGFKMIASDSGLGIQRRITIDYDGNFRMYSLNASSGNWSITGQGVQQICYVHGLCGKNGICEYSPAGRPRCTCPPGYKMVDPENWDRGCTPTFSIQCGQPKEDFQFVKVPHGDFYGFDLTSNKSISLEECQRICLESCLCISFTYKAGEGLCYTKNVLYNGQVYPYFPGDNYFKLPKSVSSTSPAANHPGITCSPERSKVMVVSADAYIQNSDSISWAYFYIFAAILGAVELLFIMTGWYFLFKMHNIPKSMEEGYKMITSQFRRFTYRELVEATGKFKEELGKGGNGVVYRGILGDKKVVAVKKLTDVRKGEEEFWAEVTLIGRINHMNLVRMYGFCSEGQHRLLVYEFVENESLDRYLFDGRGTERLLSWGQRFKIALGTARGLAYLHHECLEWIVHCDVKPENILLTREFEAKIADFGLSKLSERDSSSLNFTQMRGTTGYMAPEWVMNLPIDAKVDVYSFGVVLLEIVTGSRVSSGVTADKDEMDLMQIPSGATEGGEEMGFMQFVQAVKQMLANGADLDMVDARLKGHFNHKQATVMVKIAISCLDERSKRPTMDQIARNLMECDDEDYHPAYF; this is encoded by the coding sequence ATGGACAGGAACCCCACTGAAAGAGCCCCGCAAAGGCTGCATAAGGAGCCTACTCCCCTGTCTGTCTGTCTGTCATCACCTCCAACAACCAGAAAGATGCCTAGGCTCTTCTTCTACCCAGTAGCCCTTCTTCTTCCCTTGCTCTCCACTCTGCTCTGCTCCTGTGTGTCCCCATGGCAGAGCACCATAAGCACAGGCACATCTCTGCAAGTAGATCGTGAGAAAGTCCTGCTCGTCTCGCCAGACACCACCTTCTCCTGCGGCTTCTACCCGTCCGGGAACGGCACCAACGCCTTCTACTTCTCCATCTGGTTCACGCACGCCACCGACAAGACCGTCATCTGGACGGCGAATCCTCGCTCTCCGGTGAACGGCCAGGGCTCCAGGATATCCCTGAACCGTGAGGGCAACCTGGTCCTCACCGACGTCAATGGCTCCACGGCATGGGAGAGCAGGACGAGCTGGGGCAAGCACACAACAGTGGCTCTCCTCGACACCGGGAACCTCGTAATCAACGACTCGGCCGGTAAGACCGTATGGCAGAGCTTCGATTTGCCCACCAACACCTTGCTCCCGACGCAGCGTCTGACGAGAGCAAACAAGTTGGTCTCCCAGTCCGATAGTTACCATGTCCTCTATTTCGACAATGACAACGTCCTACGCCTCCTGTACAACGGACCGGACATCACAAGCATATACTGGCCAAGCCCTGATTACAATGCACTGCAGAACGGCCGGACCCGGTTCAACAGCAGCAAGATCGCGGTCCTGGACCGCGAGGGCAAGTTCTTGTCGAGCGATGGGTTCAAGATGATAGCCTCGGACTCGGGTTTGGGGATCCAGAGAAGGATCACCATCGACTACGACGGGAACTTCAGAATGTACAGTTTGAATGCATCAAGTGGCAACTGGAGTATCACAGGGCAGGGTGTACAGCAGATCTGTTATGTGCATGGATTGTGTGGAAAGAATGGAATTTGTGAGTACTCACCAGCAGGCCGTCCCAGATGCACTTGTCCTCCAGGATATAAGATGGTTGATCCCGAGAACTGGGACAGAGGCTGCACGCCAACGTTCAGCATCCAATGCGGGCAACCAAAGGAGGATTTTCAATTCGTCAAGGTTCCTCATGGTGACTTTTACGGCTTTGATCTCACTTCCAACAAGTCAATCTCCCTCGAAGAATGCCAGCGGATTTGCTTGGAGAGCTGCCTGTGCATATCTTTCACATACAAAGCTGGAGAGGGTTTATGTTACACTAAAAATGTGCTCTACAACGGCCAGGTCTATCCATACTTCCCAGGAGACAACTACTTCAAACTTCCTAAGAGTGTCAGTTCAACATCTCCAGCCGCCAATCATCCTGGTATTACCTGCAGTCCGGAGAGATCCAAGGTTATGGTAGTGTCTGCAGATGCATACATACAAAACTCTGACAGCATAAGCTGGGCATACTTCTACATCTTTGCTGCTATATTAGGGGCAGTTGAATTGCTTTTTATCATGACAGGATGGTACTTCCTTTTCAAAATGCACAACATACCCAAGTCCATGGAGGAAGGTTACAAGATGATAACAAGCCAGTTCAGGAGGTTTACGTACCGTGAGTTGGTTGAAGCAACAGGGAAGTTCAAAGAAGAGCTAGGGAAGGGTGGCAATGGAGTAGTTTACAGAGGAATACTCGGAGACAAGAAGGTTGTGGCGGTAAAGAAGCTTACAGATGTTAGAAAAGGTGAAGAGGAATTTTGGGCAGAAGTAACTCTCATTGGGAGGATCAACCACATGAATTTGGTACGAATGTATGGGTTTTGCTCAGAAGGCCAACACAGGTTATTAGTCTACGAGTTTGTGGAGAATGAGTCATTGGACAGATACCTTTTTGATGGCAGAGGCACTGAAAGACTGCTCTCATGGGGTCAACGGTTCAAGATTGCCTTGGGGACAGCAAGAGGCCTTGCTTACCTGCATCACGAATGCCTCGAATGGATTGTCCATTGTGATGTAAAGCCAGAAAATATACTGCTGACACGAGAATTCGAAGCCAAGATAGCAGACTTTGGACTATCCAAGCTCTCTGAGAGAGATAGTTCTAGCTTAAATTTTACTCAGATGAGAGGCACAACGGGCTATATGGCGCCAGAATGGGTGATGAATTTGCCAATCGATGCAAAGGTAGATGTTTACAGCTTCGGAGTTGTGCTTCTAGAGATTGTCACTGGGAGTAGGGTTTCCAGCGGGGTGACAGCAGACAAAGATGAGATGGACTTGATGCAAATTCCCAGTGGGGCAACAGAAGGCGGAGAAGAGATGGGGTTCATGCAATTTGTTCAGGCGGTAAAACAGATGCTCGCTAATGGGGCTGACCTGGATATGGTGGATGCTAGACTGAAAGGGCATTTCAATCACAAGCAAGCAACAGTTATGGTGAAGATAGCTATTTCATGCCTTGATGAAAGAAGCAAGAGGCCAACAATGGATCAAATTGCTAGAAATCTCATGGAATGCGACGATGAAGACTATCATCCTGCATACTTTTGA